A genomic stretch from Setaria italica strain Yugu1 chromosome VII, Setaria_italica_v2.0, whole genome shotgun sequence includes:
- the LOC101762651 gene encoding probable thylakoidal processing peptidase 2, chloroplastic, producing MSSAIAYLVGEERLTEVQAIRNNEHGMFNMGSSRRERSVKGPKEAQSKSVLELLKEKIKSKGGELARPASQHPTVLLSSQINIPAEINCLFVAKKDFLAFLSRGDVVVFRSPRNHRELVVKRLIALPGGWIQVPEKQEIRQIPQGHCWVEGDNAGLSLDSRTYGPVPLGLMQGRVTHVVRPPNRIGRVDRKIPEGRIMPL from the exons ATGTCGTCAGCCATTGCCTATCTTGTCGGGGAAGAGAGATTAACAGAAGTGCAGGCGATACGCAACAACGAGCATGGGATGTTCAATATGGGTTCTTCACGGCGGGAGCGCAGTGTTAAAGGTCCCAAAGAAGCGCAATCGAAGAGCGTGTTAGAGCTCCTAAAGGAGAAGATCAAGAGCAAGGGTGGCGAG TTGGCAAGGCCAGCAAGCCAACACCCAACGGTCCTTTTGAGCAGCCAAATAAATATTCCAGCTGAAATCAATTGTTTattcgttgcaaaaaaagaTTTCCTGGCGTTTCTCTCccgcggcgacgtcgtcgtctTCCG GTCGCCGAGGAACCACCGCGAACTGGTGGTGAAGAGGTTGATTGCGCTGCCGGGGGGTTGGATCCAGGTCCCGGAGAAGCAAGAGATCCGGCAGATCCCGCAGGGGCACTGCTGGGTGGAAGGGGACAATGCCGGCCTCAGCTTGGACTCGAGAACCTACGGCCCT GTTCCTCTGGGTCTGATGCAAGGCAGAGTCACGCATGTAGTCCGGCCACCCAACAGGATTGGTCGAGTTGACAGAAAAATACCAGAAGGAAGGATTATGCCACTATAA